A genomic region of Caenorhabditis elegans chromosome V contains the following coding sequences:
- the hum-2 gene encoding Myosin motor domain-containing protein (Confirmed by transcript evidence) has product MDGGATLGRGQLFPLQNFKKGVRIWHRHPTLVWIGATLEEDITFQTRNVRIRLEDDTEVEYAIKSLDQLPFLRNPAFLVGKDDLTLLSYLHEPAVLHNLQVRFVKGSSIYTYCGIVLVAINPYADCSHIYGEEIIQVYRGAGKSAREMDPHIFAVAEEAHFDMGAFGKSQSIIVSGESGAGKTVSAKFVMRYLASVAASKTRNGGTTSIEARVLASNPIMESIGNAKTIRNDNSSRFGKFIQINFCERGRRIVGAEMKTYLLEKSRLVFQAPGERNYHIFYQLCAARNHQVLKDLHLGPCESYSYLTQGGDSRIPGVDDKADFEALLKALQLLGFDEKQMSDVFRLLAGLLLLGNVHFENGEGSSAVSASSCQEISRLCREFWKISESDLRIWLTRREIRAVNEIVTKPLTKNEAVRSRDALTKMLYSHLFGWLVDKINEALNEKDKLDGTNQKKRPDRFIGVLDIYGFETFDVNSFEQFSINYANEKLQQQFNQHVFKLEQEEYIREEIEWVRVDFHDNQPAIDLIEGPVGMINLLDEQCKRLNGSDADWLSQLQNSTELKRNPQLAFPKVRSNDFIVRHFAADVTYSTDGFVEKNRDAIGEQLLDVVVASKFPFIRTVIGSTAPTSVSSSSSSSTPGKRTIKKTVASQFRDSLKELMSVLCSTRPHYVRCIKPNDSKISFDFEPKRAIQQLRACGVLETVRISAAGFPSRYPYEEFARRYRVIYTKEAALWRDKPKQFAELACQQCLEEGKYAVGKTKIFLRTGQVAVLERVRLDTLAAAATVIQKMWKGFLARRKYETMRRSLLIVQASLKAFLAFRRIKYLQMHRAVIVMQSAVRGYLERRKYEQIRDSIIGIQAMFKANRVRRYVEKLRYEKSAITIQAAWRGYLARREQIANRKKVVMVQCAVRKWLAKRRLRELKIEARSVGHLQKLNTGLENKIIELQMRLDIANARTKEEAEKFATASKNLQKTKADLAMMEAERLTLLEARNRVEVLQEEVERLETECDLKEAQRGGMETKMVELQSRLDQFQMQSESGQTIVELTEQLEKAKADRVLWDEERQRMEAALNTERSARNALDAEMAAMREQLMKNVDLFESSTFQKRPSQKKNRDDDSCSRTTSNLSQLTGSFTAETINGVHSTSRGSPEVLLDNMASTFEQLRMINDLRQRNEHCQRETERMKAIIEASTLIETLDKKTSLKAFESIRVGELEGAYNRLKNDMERLVSGENGATHSVFERIMEENERLREEAVELRSMLSSHFEKQSVAGSSGYRRSPRPDSGHCSGADSEDGSSGADLEEDLCIERQCRHLKNLAENLTKMLTNQNLEIERLQQQLRFSESQTVFRPSDCSLDEAVRGAHKQTQLLAQQNMDLNDKLTRQSEELAEARAQLRGYSGPLGLENASDEEIIRLEAFEKGSIKHSGFLEVYNVPEFARIIVCELKPTLARLLTKNLPAYLLVAAFRNHDEKRDETALTGLFSSVHLVLKDTISRSHDLDLLSLWLVNLWRLFNLLRQYSGEDSQPEWHVANTETQNSYRFKAYDVAPIRDQLKLRIEECYTSLMKKAIEHVLSPKIVPGILQHESSSDLMTAGQERRDRNSGSVESQRKSLDDLLQFMEIVHTKLTTYGGDDIVVKQVIGQMARWMCALALNYMMFRRELCNFEKAIQIKHNVTQIQNWLNAKGLSDCRDHFEPLVQACHLLQSRKDPSNLDTLCGEMTSRLKPRQVVAILQHYDPSDEMEDGLSPEFLVQIQKKLNERAIANNDPIEDKDKLIMLGTYLPPFDTQPFSYSDFPLETLSLPSCLHMQSVCRLV; this is encoded by the exons ATGGACGGAGGCGCCACTCTTGGCAGGGGCCAGTTGTTCCCGCTGCAAAACTTCAAG aagggAGTTCGTATTTGGCACCGCCACCCAACCCTTGTATGGATTGGAGCTACTTTGGAAGAGGACATCACATTCCAAACACGGAATGTTCGGATAAGGCTCGAAGATGATACG GAAGTCGAGTACGCCATCAAGTCATTGGACCAGTTGCCATTCCTCAGGAATCCTGCATTTCTTGTTGGCAAGGATGATCTCACACTTCTTTCCTATCTTCACGAGCCGGCAGTTCTTCACAATCTACAAGTTCGATTTGTGAAAGGATCATCGATCTACACATATTGTGGAATTGTGCTTGTAGCAATCAACCCTTACGCCGATTGCTCGCACATTTATGGAGAAGAAATTATCCAAGTGTATCGAGGAGCTGGAAAATCAGCTCGTGAGATGGATCCTCACATTTTCGCTGTAGCAGAAGAGGCCCACTTCGACATGGGAGCTTTCGGAAAATCACAATCTATTATTGTGAGTGGCGAGTCTGGAGCTGGAAAAACCGTATCTGCGAAATTTGTCATGCGCTATTTGGCATCTGTTGCAGCCAGCAAGACCAGAAATGGCGGGACCACCAGCATTGAAGCACGTGTGTTGGCGAGCAATCCGATTATGGAGTCGATTGGAAATGCCAAAACGATTAG aaacgatAATTCGTCTCGATTTGGGAAGTTCATACAGATTAACTTCTGTGAACGAGGACGAAGGATTGTCGGAGCCGAAATGAAGACATATCTGCTCGAGAAAAGTCGTCTAGTATTCCAAGCACCTGGAGAGCGCAATTATCACATCTTCTATCAGTTATGTGCCGCTCGGAATCATCAAGTTCTCAAAGATCTTCACTTGGGACCTTGCGAATCGTATTCGTATCTCACTCAAGGAGGAGACAGTCGTATTCCCGGAGTTGATGATAAAGCTGATTTCGAGGCTTTGCTGAAAGCGCTTCAGTTGCTTGGATTCGACGAAAAGCAGATGTCCGATGTATTCCGCCTTCTCGCTGGATTATTGCTTCTCGGAAACGTGCATTTCGAAAACGGCGAGGGCTCGTCCGCTGTATCTGCTAGCAGTTGTCAGGAGATTTCACGACTTTGCCGggagttttggaaaatcagtGAATCCGATCTGAGAATTTGGCTGACAAGGCGAGAGATTCGAGCTGTGAATGAGATCGTGACGAAGCCGTTGACCAAAAATGAAGCTGTTCGTTCGAGAGATGCTCTCACGAAAATGCTGTATTCCCATTTATTCGGATGGCTCGTCGACAAAATCAATGAAGCTTTGAACGAGAAGGATAAGCTGGACGGAACAAATCAAAAGAAGCGGCCAGATCGTTTCATTGGCGTCCTTGATATCTATGGATTCGAGACATTCGATGTGAACTCCTTCGAGCAATTCTCCATCAATTATGCAAACGAAAAACTACAACAACAATTTAATCAGCATGTCTTCAAGTTGGAGCAAGAAGAATATATTCGTGAGGAAATTGAATGGGTTCGTGTTGATTTCCATGACAATCAGCCCGCTATTGATCTTATCGAAGGTCCTGTCGGAATGATCAATCTTCTCGACGAGCAATGCAAACGTCTGAATGGATCTGATGCTGACTGGTTGAGTCAATTGCAGAATAGCACGGAGCTGAAGAGAAATCCACAGCTCGCATTTCCAAAAGTTCGGAGCAACGATTTTATTGTTCGTCATTTCgctgctgacgtcacatacaGTACGGATGGATTTGTGGAGAAGAACAGGGATGCGATTGGAGAGCAACTTCTTGATGTTGTCGTTGCCAGTAAATTTCCATTCATTCGCACAGTCATCGGATCAACTGCACCAACCTCCGtctcttcatcatcatcttcatcgaCACCCGGAAAACGTACGATAAAGAAGACTGTGGCCAGCCAATTTCGTGATTCACTCAAAGAGCTCATGTCTGTACTTTGTTCGACGCGTCCACATTACGTCCGATGCATCAAGCCAAATGACAGCAAAATCAGTTTCGATTTCGAGCCAAAACGTGCGATACAACAACTTCGTGCGTGTGGAGTTCTTGAGACTGTTCGAATTTCTGCTGCTGGTTTCCCATCTCGTTATCCGTATGAGGAGTTTGCTCGTCGATACCGTGTAATTTACACGAAGGAAGCTGCCCTGTGGAGAGACAAACCTAAACAGTTTGCGGAATTAGCATGCCAACAATGCTTGGAAGAAGGCAAATATGCAgttggaaaaacgaaaatcttCTTACGTACTGGACAAGTTGCCGTTCTGGAAAGAGTTCGGCTCGATACGCTTGCAGCTGCTGCAACTGTGATTCAGAAGATGTGGAAAGGATTTTTGGCCAGGAGAAAATACGAAACGATGAGAAGATCTTTGCTCATCGTCCAGGCATCGTTGAAAGCATTCCTCGCATTCCGAAGAATCAAGTATCTCCAAATGCATCGTGCTGTGATAGTCATGCAATCTGCTGTTCGTGGATATTTGGAGCGACGGAAGTATGAACAAATTCGCGATTCAATCATTGGGATCCAGGCAATGTTTAAGGCGAATCGCGTCAGAAGATATGTGGAAAAG CTTCGCTATGAGAAATCTGCAATCACAATTCAAGCAGCTTGGCGTGGATATTTGGCGAGACGTGAGCAAATCGCTAACAGGAAAAAGGTGGTCATGGTTCAGTGCGCTGTCCGTAAATGGCTTGCCAAACGTCGTCTCCGGGAGCTTAAG ataGAAGCACGTTCAGTTGGACATCTTCAGAAGTTAAACACTGGTTTGGAGAACAAAATCATCGAGCTGCAAATGCGATTGGATATTGCA AACGCCAGAACCAAGGAAGAAGCCGAGAAGTTTGCCACTGCGAGCAAGAATCTTCAGAAGACAAAGGCCGATTTGGCCATGATGGAAGCAGAGAG GCTCACGCTCTTGGAGGCAAGAAACCGTGTGGAAGTGCTTCAAGAAGAAGTGGAACGCCTCGAAACAGAATGCGATTTGAAAGAGGCTCAACGAGGTGGCATGGAGACGAAAATGGTCGAACTGCAGAGTCGTCTTGATCAG tttcagatgCAATCCGAGTCTGGACAGACAATCGTTGAGCTCACTGAGCAGCTCGAAAAGGCAAAGGCCGATAGAGTTCTGTGGGATGAGGAGCGCCAAAGAATGGAAGCAGCGCTGAATACGGAAAGATCTGCTCGTAACGCGTTGGATGCAGAAATGGCAGCCATGCGTGAGCAACTCATGAAGAATGTGGATTTGTTCGAGTCGAGCACATTTCAAAAGAGGCCGAGTCAAAAAAAGAATCGAGATGATGATT CATGCTCTCGTACCACTTCAAATTTGTCGCAGCTGACGGGATCATTCACTGCTGAAACTATAAATGGAGTTCATTCAACATCTCGTGGATCACCTGAAGTTCTTCTTGATAATATGGCCTCAACTTTCGAACAACTGAGAATGATCAATGATCTACGTCAACGGAACGAGCATTGTCAACGAGAAACCGAAAGAATGAAAGCTATTATCGAAGCTTCCACTCTCATCGAGACACTCGACAAAAAGACATCGTTAAAGGCATTTGAATCGATTCGTGTTGGTGAGCTGGAAGGCGCCTACAATCGCCTCAAGAATGACATGGAACGATTGGTTTCTGGAGAAAATGGAGCAACTCACTCGGTGTTCGAACGTATCATGGAGGAAAATGAACGACTTCGAGAAGAGGCTGTCGAGTTGCGATCAATGTTGTCAAGCCATTTCGAGAAGCAATCAGTTGCTGGAAGTAGTGGATACAGAAGATCACCGAGACCTGATTCTGGGCACTGTTCTGGTGCTGATTCAGAAGACGGTAGCAGTGGTGCCGATCTTGAAGAAGATTTGTGTATCGAAAGACAATGCAGACATCTTAAAAACTTGGCAGA aaacctTACCAAAATGCTCACAAATCAGAATCTCGAAATTGAACGATTACAACAACAACTTCGGTTCAGCGAGTCGCAAACAGTTTtc agaccGTCAGACTGCTCTTTGGATGAAGCCGTGCGAGGAGCTCACAAACAAACCCAATTACTAGCTCAGCAGAACATG GATTTGAACGATAAGCTAACCCGTCAATCGGAGGAATTGGCAGAGGCACGTGCACAACTTCGTGGTTACAGCGGACCTTTGGGATTAG AAAACGCATCGGACGAGGAGATTATTCGATTGGAAGCTTTCGAAAAAGGATCCATCAAGCACAGCGGATTTTTGGAGGTCTACAACGTTCCAGAGTTTGCAAGGATAATTGTTTGTG AATTAAAACCAACTCTGGCTCGTCTTCTAACCAAAAATCTTCCTGCGTATCTATTAGTTGCTGCATTCCGAAATCATGATGAAAAGCGAGACGAAACGGCACTCACCGGTCTATTTTCTTCGGTCCATCTTGTGCTCAAAGATACGATCTCGCGTTCGCATGATCTCGACTTATTGTCGTTATGGCTTGTAAACTTGTGGCGATTGTTCAATCTTCTTCGTCAATATTCTGGTGAAGATAGTCAACCCGAGTGGCACGTGGCAAACACTGAAACTCAGAATTCGTATCGATTCAAGGCTTACGACGTGGCACCGATTCGTGATCAACTAAAGTTGCGGATCGAAGAATGCTACACAAGTTTGATGAAAAAAGCAATTGAACATGTTCTCTCTCCAAAAATTGTTCCTGGAATCTTGCAACACGAAAGTAGCAGTGATCTGATGACTGCTGGACAAGAAAGAAGAGATCGTAACTCTGGAAGTGTTGAATCACAAAGGAAAAGTCTTGATGATTTACTTCAATTCATGGAGATTGTTCATACAAAACTGACGACTTACGGTGGTGATGATATTGTTGTGAAGCAGGTAATTGGACAAATGGCCAGATGGATGTGTGCTCTCGCCTTGAACTATATGATGTTCCGAAGGGAGTTGTGCAATTTTGAGAAGGCAATTCAGATCAA ACACAATGTGACACAAATCCAAAATTGGCTCAACGCAAAAGGACTGTCTGATTGTCGTGATCACTTCGAACCACTTGTGCAAGCATGTCATCTACTGCAAAGTCGCAAAGATCCTTCTAATCTCGACACACTATGTGGTGAAATGACAAGTCGGTTGAAGCCACGGCAAGTTGTTGCTATACTTCAACACTACGATCCTTCTGATGAAATGGAGGACGGTCTTTCTCCAGAATTCCTTGTGCAGATTCAGAAGAAACTGAACGAGAGAGCTATTGCAAATAATGATCCAATTGAGGATAAG GACAAACTGATAATGCTGGGTACATATCTTCCACCATTCGACACTCAACCATTCTCTTATTCTGATTTCCCACTTGAGACTTTAAGCCTCCCAAGTTGCCTGCATATGCAGAGTGTTTGTAGACTTGTATAA
- the hum-2 gene encoding Myosin motor domain-containing protein (Confirmed by transcript evidence), giving the protein MDGGATLGRGQLFPLQNFKKGVRIWHRHPTLVWIGATLEEDITFQTRNVRIRLEDDTEVEYAIKSLDQLPFLRNPAFLVGKDDLTLLSYLHEPAVLHNLQVRFVKGSSIYTYCGIVLVAINPYADCSHIYGEEIIQVYRGAGKSAREMDPHIFAVAEEAHFDMGAFGKSQSIIVSGESGAGKTVSAKFVMRYLASVAASKTRNGGTTSIEARVLASNPIMESIGNAKTIRNDNSSRFGKFIQINFCERGRRIVGAEMKTYLLEKSRLVFQAPGERNYHIFYQLCAARNHQVLKDLHLGPCESYSYLTQGGDSRIPGVDDKADFEALLKALQLLGFDEKQMSDVFRLLAGLLLLGNVHFENGEGSSAVSASSCQEISRLCREFWKISESDLRIWLTRREIRAVNEIVTKPLTKNEAVRSRDALTKMLYSHLFGWLVDKINEALNEKDKLDGTNQKKRPDRFIGVLDIYGFETFDVNSFEQFSINYANEKLQQQFNQHVFKLEQEEYIREEIEWVRVDFHDNQPAIDLIEGPVGMINLLDEQCKRLNGSDADWLSQLQNSTELKRNPQLAFPKVRSNDFIVRHFAADVTYSTDGFVEKNRDAIGEQLLDVVVASKFPFIRTVIGSTAPTSVSSSSSSSTPGKRTIKKTVASQFRDSLKELMSVLCSTRPHYVRCIKPNDSKISFDFEPKRAIQQLRACGVLETVRISAAGFPSRYPYEEFARRYRVIYTKEAALWRDKPKQFAELACQQCLEEGKYAVGKTKIFLRTGQVAVLERVRLDTLAAAATVIQKMWKGFLARRKYETMRRSLLIVQASLKAFLAFRRIKYLQMHRAVIVMQSAVRGYLERRKYEQIRDSIIGIQAMFKANRVRRYVEKLRYEKSAITIQAAWRGYLARREQIANRKKVVMVQCAVRKWLAKRRLRELKIEARSVGHLQKLNTGLENKIIELQMRLDIANARTKEEAEKFATASKNLQKTKADLAMMEAERLTLLEARNRVEVLQEEVERLETECDLKEAQRGGMETKMVELQSRLDQMQSESGQTIVELTEQLEKAKADRVLWDEERQRMEAALNTERSARNALDAEMAAMREQLMKNVDLFESSTFQKRPSQKKNRDDDSCSRTTSNLSQLTGSFTAETINGVHSTSRGSPEVLLDNMASTFEQLRMINDLRQRNEHCQRETERMKAIIEASTLIETLDKKTSLKAFESIRVGELEGAYNRLKNDMERLVSGENGATHSVFERIMEENERLREEAVELRSMLSSHFEKQSVAGSSGYRRSPRPDSGHCSGADSEDGSSGADLEEDLCIERQCRHLKNLAENLTKMLTNQNLEIERLQQQLRFSESQTVFRPSDCSLDEAVRGAHKQTQLLAQQNMDLNDKLTRQSEELAEARAQLRGYSGPLGLENASDEEIIRLEAFEKGSIKHSGFLEVYNVPEFARIIVCELKPTLARLLTKNLPAYLLVAAFRNHDEKRDETALTGLFSSVHLVLKDTISRSHDLDLLSLWLVNLWRLFNLLRQYSGEDSQPEWHVANTETQNSYRFKAYDVAPIRDQLKLRIEECYTSLMKKAIEHVLSPKIVPGILQHESSSDLMTAGQERRDRNSGSVESQRKSLDDLLQFMEIVHTKLTTYGGDDIVVKQVIGQMARWMCALALNYMMFRRELCNFEKAIQIKHNVTQIQNWLNAKGLSDCRDHFEPLVQACHLLQSRKDPSNLDTLCGEMTSRLKPRQVVAILQHYDPSDEMEDGLSPEFLVQIQKKLNERAIANNDPIEDKDKLIMLGTYLPPFDTQPFSYSDFPLETLSLPSCLHMQSVCRLV; this is encoded by the exons ATGGACGGAGGCGCCACTCTTGGCAGGGGCCAGTTGTTCCCGCTGCAAAACTTCAAG aagggAGTTCGTATTTGGCACCGCCACCCAACCCTTGTATGGATTGGAGCTACTTTGGAAGAGGACATCACATTCCAAACACGGAATGTTCGGATAAGGCTCGAAGATGATACG GAAGTCGAGTACGCCATCAAGTCATTGGACCAGTTGCCATTCCTCAGGAATCCTGCATTTCTTGTTGGCAAGGATGATCTCACACTTCTTTCCTATCTTCACGAGCCGGCAGTTCTTCACAATCTACAAGTTCGATTTGTGAAAGGATCATCGATCTACACATATTGTGGAATTGTGCTTGTAGCAATCAACCCTTACGCCGATTGCTCGCACATTTATGGAGAAGAAATTATCCAAGTGTATCGAGGAGCTGGAAAATCAGCTCGTGAGATGGATCCTCACATTTTCGCTGTAGCAGAAGAGGCCCACTTCGACATGGGAGCTTTCGGAAAATCACAATCTATTATTGTGAGTGGCGAGTCTGGAGCTGGAAAAACCGTATCTGCGAAATTTGTCATGCGCTATTTGGCATCTGTTGCAGCCAGCAAGACCAGAAATGGCGGGACCACCAGCATTGAAGCACGTGTGTTGGCGAGCAATCCGATTATGGAGTCGATTGGAAATGCCAAAACGATTAG aaacgatAATTCGTCTCGATTTGGGAAGTTCATACAGATTAACTTCTGTGAACGAGGACGAAGGATTGTCGGAGCCGAAATGAAGACATATCTGCTCGAGAAAAGTCGTCTAGTATTCCAAGCACCTGGAGAGCGCAATTATCACATCTTCTATCAGTTATGTGCCGCTCGGAATCATCAAGTTCTCAAAGATCTTCACTTGGGACCTTGCGAATCGTATTCGTATCTCACTCAAGGAGGAGACAGTCGTATTCCCGGAGTTGATGATAAAGCTGATTTCGAGGCTTTGCTGAAAGCGCTTCAGTTGCTTGGATTCGACGAAAAGCAGATGTCCGATGTATTCCGCCTTCTCGCTGGATTATTGCTTCTCGGAAACGTGCATTTCGAAAACGGCGAGGGCTCGTCCGCTGTATCTGCTAGCAGTTGTCAGGAGATTTCACGACTTTGCCGggagttttggaaaatcagtGAATCCGATCTGAGAATTTGGCTGACAAGGCGAGAGATTCGAGCTGTGAATGAGATCGTGACGAAGCCGTTGACCAAAAATGAAGCTGTTCGTTCGAGAGATGCTCTCACGAAAATGCTGTATTCCCATTTATTCGGATGGCTCGTCGACAAAATCAATGAAGCTTTGAACGAGAAGGATAAGCTGGACGGAACAAATCAAAAGAAGCGGCCAGATCGTTTCATTGGCGTCCTTGATATCTATGGATTCGAGACATTCGATGTGAACTCCTTCGAGCAATTCTCCATCAATTATGCAAACGAAAAACTACAACAACAATTTAATCAGCATGTCTTCAAGTTGGAGCAAGAAGAATATATTCGTGAGGAAATTGAATGGGTTCGTGTTGATTTCCATGACAATCAGCCCGCTATTGATCTTATCGAAGGTCCTGTCGGAATGATCAATCTTCTCGACGAGCAATGCAAACGTCTGAATGGATCTGATGCTGACTGGTTGAGTCAATTGCAGAATAGCACGGAGCTGAAGAGAAATCCACAGCTCGCATTTCCAAAAGTTCGGAGCAACGATTTTATTGTTCGTCATTTCgctgctgacgtcacatacaGTACGGATGGATTTGTGGAGAAGAACAGGGATGCGATTGGAGAGCAACTTCTTGATGTTGTCGTTGCCAGTAAATTTCCATTCATTCGCACAGTCATCGGATCAACTGCACCAACCTCCGtctcttcatcatcatcttcatcgaCACCCGGAAAACGTACGATAAAGAAGACTGTGGCCAGCCAATTTCGTGATTCACTCAAAGAGCTCATGTCTGTACTTTGTTCGACGCGTCCACATTACGTCCGATGCATCAAGCCAAATGACAGCAAAATCAGTTTCGATTTCGAGCCAAAACGTGCGATACAACAACTTCGTGCGTGTGGAGTTCTTGAGACTGTTCGAATTTCTGCTGCTGGTTTCCCATCTCGTTATCCGTATGAGGAGTTTGCTCGTCGATACCGTGTAATTTACACGAAGGAAGCTGCCCTGTGGAGAGACAAACCTAAACAGTTTGCGGAATTAGCATGCCAACAATGCTTGGAAGAAGGCAAATATGCAgttggaaaaacgaaaatcttCTTACGTACTGGACAAGTTGCCGTTCTGGAAAGAGTTCGGCTCGATACGCTTGCAGCTGCTGCAACTGTGATTCAGAAGATGTGGAAAGGATTTTTGGCCAGGAGAAAATACGAAACGATGAGAAGATCTTTGCTCATCGTCCAGGCATCGTTGAAAGCATTCCTCGCATTCCGAAGAATCAAGTATCTCCAAATGCATCGTGCTGTGATAGTCATGCAATCTGCTGTTCGTGGATATTTGGAGCGACGGAAGTATGAACAAATTCGCGATTCAATCATTGGGATCCAGGCAATGTTTAAGGCGAATCGCGTCAGAAGATATGTGGAAAAG CTTCGCTATGAGAAATCTGCAATCACAATTCAAGCAGCTTGGCGTGGATATTTGGCGAGACGTGAGCAAATCGCTAACAGGAAAAAGGTGGTCATGGTTCAGTGCGCTGTCCGTAAATGGCTTGCCAAACGTCGTCTCCGGGAGCTTAAG ataGAAGCACGTTCAGTTGGACATCTTCAGAAGTTAAACACTGGTTTGGAGAACAAAATCATCGAGCTGCAAATGCGATTGGATATTGCA AACGCCAGAACCAAGGAAGAAGCCGAGAAGTTTGCCACTGCGAGCAAGAATCTTCAGAAGACAAAGGCCGATTTGGCCATGATGGAAGCAGAGAG GCTCACGCTCTTGGAGGCAAGAAACCGTGTGGAAGTGCTTCAAGAAGAAGTGGAACGCCTCGAAACAGAATGCGATTTGAAAGAGGCTCAACGAGGTGGCATGGAGACGAAAATGGTCGAACTGCAGAGTCGTCTTGATCAG atgCAATCCGAGTCTGGACAGACAATCGTTGAGCTCACTGAGCAGCTCGAAAAGGCAAAGGCCGATAGAGTTCTGTGGGATGAGGAGCGCCAAAGAATGGAAGCAGCGCTGAATACGGAAAGATCTGCTCGTAACGCGTTGGATGCAGAAATGGCAGCCATGCGTGAGCAACTCATGAAGAATGTGGATTTGTTCGAGTCGAGCACATTTCAAAAGAGGCCGAGTCAAAAAAAGAATCGAGATGATGATT CATGCTCTCGTACCACTTCAAATTTGTCGCAGCTGACGGGATCATTCACTGCTGAAACTATAAATGGAGTTCATTCAACATCTCGTGGATCACCTGAAGTTCTTCTTGATAATATGGCCTCAACTTTCGAACAACTGAGAATGATCAATGATCTACGTCAACGGAACGAGCATTGTCAACGAGAAACCGAAAGAATGAAAGCTATTATCGAAGCTTCCACTCTCATCGAGACACTCGACAAAAAGACATCGTTAAAGGCATTTGAATCGATTCGTGTTGGTGAGCTGGAAGGCGCCTACAATCGCCTCAAGAATGACATGGAACGATTGGTTTCTGGAGAAAATGGAGCAACTCACTCGGTGTTCGAACGTATCATGGAGGAAAATGAACGACTTCGAGAAGAGGCTGTCGAGTTGCGATCAATGTTGTCAAGCCATTTCGAGAAGCAATCAGTTGCTGGAAGTAGTGGATACAGAAGATCACCGAGACCTGATTCTGGGCACTGTTCTGGTGCTGATTCAGAAGACGGTAGCAGTGGTGCCGATCTTGAAGAAGATTTGTGTATCGAAAGACAATGCAGACATCTTAAAAACTTGGCAGA aaacctTACCAAAATGCTCACAAATCAGAATCTCGAAATTGAACGATTACAACAACAACTTCGGTTCAGCGAGTCGCAAACAGTTTtc agaccGTCAGACTGCTCTTTGGATGAAGCCGTGCGAGGAGCTCACAAACAAACCCAATTACTAGCTCAGCAGAACATG GATTTGAACGATAAGCTAACCCGTCAATCGGAGGAATTGGCAGAGGCACGTGCACAACTTCGTGGTTACAGCGGACCTTTGGGATTAG AAAACGCATCGGACGAGGAGATTATTCGATTGGAAGCTTTCGAAAAAGGATCCATCAAGCACAGCGGATTTTTGGAGGTCTACAACGTTCCAGAGTTTGCAAGGATAATTGTTTGTG AATTAAAACCAACTCTGGCTCGTCTTCTAACCAAAAATCTTCCTGCGTATCTATTAGTTGCTGCATTCCGAAATCATGATGAAAAGCGAGACGAAACGGCACTCACCGGTCTATTTTCTTCGGTCCATCTTGTGCTCAAAGATACGATCTCGCGTTCGCATGATCTCGACTTATTGTCGTTATGGCTTGTAAACTTGTGGCGATTGTTCAATCTTCTTCGTCAATATTCTGGTGAAGATAGTCAACCCGAGTGGCACGTGGCAAACACTGAAACTCAGAATTCGTATCGATTCAAGGCTTACGACGTGGCACCGATTCGTGATCAACTAAAGTTGCGGATCGAAGAATGCTACACAAGTTTGATGAAAAAAGCAATTGAACATGTTCTCTCTCCAAAAATTGTTCCTGGAATCTTGCAACACGAAAGTAGCAGTGATCTGATGACTGCTGGACAAGAAAGAAGAGATCGTAACTCTGGAAGTGTTGAATCACAAAGGAAAAGTCTTGATGATTTACTTCAATTCATGGAGATTGTTCATACAAAACTGACGACTTACGGTGGTGATGATATTGTTGTGAAGCAGGTAATTGGACAAATGGCCAGATGGATGTGTGCTCTCGCCTTGAACTATATGATGTTCCGAAGGGAGTTGTGCAATTTTGAGAAGGCAATTCAGATCAA ACACAATGTGACACAAATCCAAAATTGGCTCAACGCAAAAGGACTGTCTGATTGTCGTGATCACTTCGAACCACTTGTGCAAGCATGTCATCTACTGCAAAGTCGCAAAGATCCTTCTAATCTCGACACACTATGTGGTGAAATGACAAGTCGGTTGAAGCCACGGCAAGTTGTTGCTATACTTCAACACTACGATCCTTCTGATGAAATGGAGGACGGTCTTTCTCCAGAATTCCTTGTGCAGATTCAGAAGAAACTGAACGAGAGAGCTATTGCAAATAATGATCCAATTGAGGATAAG GACAAACTGATAATGCTGGGTACATATCTTCCACCATTCGACACTCAACCATTCTCTTATTCTGATTTCCCACTTGAGACTTTAAGCCTCCCAAGTTGCCTGCATATGCAGAGTGTTTGTAGACTTGTATAA